Proteins encoded within one genomic window of Actinomycetota bacterium:
- a CDS encoding S-methyl-5'-thioadenosine phosphorylase — MPPSAEVGVFGGSGFYSFLDGVQEVQVDTPYGPPSGAVAVGEIHGRSVAFLPRHGQGHTLPPHKINYRANVWALKELGVKRVVGPCAAGSLKEEVRPGEFVVCDQLVDRTSGRKDTFYDGPITTHIGFADPYCPELREVTLKTGSDQGITMHDRGTVVTIQGPRFSTRAESKWFQDAGWEVVNMTQYPEAYLCRELEMCYVNISLITDYDVGVPGKTAEVSHEEVLKVFTANNDKLKDLLFALIPRIPSERNCPCSTALQGARG; from the coding sequence ATGCCGCCGTCCGCAGAAGTGGGCGTGTTCGGGGGATCCGGCTTCTACTCCTTCCTCGACGGGGTTCAAGAGGTGCAGGTGGACACCCCGTACGGACCGCCGTCGGGCGCGGTCGCGGTCGGCGAGATCCACGGGCGCAGCGTGGCCTTCCTTCCACGGCACGGGCAAGGCCACACGCTGCCCCCTCACAAGATCAACTACCGGGCGAACGTGTGGGCCCTCAAGGAGCTGGGCGTGAAGCGGGTCGTCGGCCCGTGCGCCGCGGGATCGCTTAAGGAAGAGGTCCGGCCCGGCGAGTTCGTGGTGTGCGACCAGCTCGTCGACCGAACGAGTGGGCGGAAGGACACCTTCTACGACGGTCCCATCACGACCCACATCGGCTTCGCCGACCCCTACTGCCCCGAGCTTCGCGAGGTGACCCTCAAGACCGGCAGCGATCAGGGCATCACGATGCACGACCGCGGGACGGTGGTGACGATCCAGGGGCCACGCTTCTCCACGAGAGCCGAATCGAAGTGGTTCCAGGACGCGGGCTGGGAGGTCGTCAACATGACCCAGTACCCGGAGGCCTATCTCTGCCGGGAGCTCGAGATGTGCTACGTGAACATCTCCCTCATCACGGACTACGACGTCGGCGTGCCCGGCAAAACCGCCGAGGTCAGCCACGAAGAGGTCTTGAAGGTATTCACCGCTAACAACGACAAGCTGAAGGACCTTCTCTTCGCGCTGATCCCAAGGATCCCTTCCGAGCGCAACTGCCCTTGCAGCACGGCTCTCCAGGGCGCTCGCGGCTAG
- the galU gene encoding UTP--glucose-1-phosphate uridylyltransferase GalU, protein MAVRKAVIPAAGLGTRFLPATKSQPKEMLPVVDRPGIQYVVEEAVRGGLDDILIITSRGKTTLEDHFDRSLELEHHLEKSGKMDLLEEVRNIAQMADFHYVRQKEPLGFGHAVLMARAHVGDEPFVVMVGDEIVPDPRGDEPPLVERMTEIYEKQNASVIAVQEVAAADIPGYGVIDPEDTADGFVRLRGMIEKPAVEDAPSNLASRGRYLFTPAIFDAIERTAEGVGGEIQLTDAIRLLAEEEGVYAYIHEGPILDVGKKLDYLKATIELALRRDDLGGPFKRWLLQRVQTLESGTGD, encoded by the coding sequence GTGGCGGTACGCAAGGCGGTGATCCCTGCGGCTGGGCTCGGCACGAGATTCTTGCCCGCGACGAAGTCACAGCCCAAGGAGATGCTCCCGGTCGTCGATCGGCCCGGCATCCAGTACGTCGTCGAGGAAGCCGTGCGCGGCGGACTCGACGACATCCTGATCATCACGAGCCGCGGGAAGACGACGCTGGAGGACCACTTCGATCGCTCGCTGGAGCTCGAGCATCACCTGGAGAAGAGCGGCAAGATGGACCTGCTCGAAGAGGTTCGCAACATCGCGCAGATGGCGGACTTCCACTACGTGCGTCAGAAGGAGCCGCTGGGGTTCGGGCATGCGGTGCTGATGGCGCGGGCGCATGTTGGAGACGAACCGTTCGTCGTCATGGTCGGTGACGAGATCGTCCCTGATCCGCGCGGCGACGAGCCACCTCTGGTCGAGAGGATGACAGAGATCTACGAGAAGCAAAACGCCAGCGTGATCGCGGTGCAGGAGGTGGCTGCCGCGGACATCCCCGGTTACGGCGTGATCGATCCGGAGGACACCGCAGATGGCTTCGTCAGGTTGCGCGGGATGATCGAAAAGCCGGCGGTGGAAGACGCGCCTTCGAACCTCGCCTCGCGGGGCCGGTACCTATTCACCCCCGCCATCTTCGATGCGATCGAGCGAACCGCCGAAGGGGTCGGTGGCGAGATCCAACTGACCGACGCGATCAGGCTGCTCGCGGAGGAAGAAGGCGTATACGCATACATCCACGAGGGTCCCATCCTGGACGTCGGAAAGAAGCTGGACTATCTCAAGGCCACGATCGAGCTGGCGCTGCGACGCGACGATCTGGGCGGGCCGTTCAAGCGGTGGCTGCTGCAGCGCGTCCAGACGCTGGAGTCCGGGACCGGCGACTAA
- a CDS encoding DUF4177 domain-containing protein gives MQKWEYATVPLISHALQEILNQWGEEGWELVQVVESQATGTTGYLKRPKGGEPHGSDAPPS, from the coding sequence TTGCAGAAGTGGGAGTACGCGACCGTCCCGTTGATCTCGCACGCCCTCCAAGAGATCCTGAACCAGTGGGGCGAAGAGGGGTGGGAGTTGGTCCAGGTGGTGGAGAGCCAAGCCACCGGAACGACCGGATACCTCAAGCGTCCGAAGGGCGGAGAGCCGCACGGGAGCGACGCACCGCCTAGTTAG
- a CDS encoding diguanylate cyclase, producing MSLQRRLTLFFVLIVILPLLAAGFILQRVIVGEISRRAVLSLRPALDATVAIYNRQADSLDRRVRSSVEDDPRFARFFAANDPTSLDAYLENRLDESLDLDFLLALGPRGEVLGFASKPPTFLPGFRPPAPSVIAEAEPGASKGFQRTAAIPVAVRGQGRQGHIIGGFWLDEDLLFAASRSGVDLSIVSEDRVVASTARIGASFEAQVDYLNPFELDLGEVSEAAATKLGGGMGIVASTPAAPIGQLSRQVLNSMLALLVLALLATTGLAYLLARLITQPLDELSEGAHAISEGRFDHRIPVRSKDEVGKLAVAFNEMTGQLSQTISALSSSRDQMQRAVRRVGETLRSTHDMKQMLDSILNTAADAVNAEAAVLWMLSPARGELHPGVARGIELDALGRVKVGDGVVGHVAERRTGLLVPDGASAAVFSRHEPRFPVAAAVPVFTQDRVMGVLAAYRKDASRPFAQEDFDTVAFLAEQGGVAVENVRLHEEAQRLSLTDGLTGVWNRRFFQMQFRQVLATATRFDRRFSVLMMDLDHFKQVNDRHGHQRGDALLIEFSHRVTQLLREVDTFARYGGEEFICLLSETDVQGAMTTAEKIHDAIKGTPFGSMDDELINLTVSIGVAAYPDHGDSFRSLVEAADQALYRAKQTGRDRVCLAGQPNLSPVPLH from the coding sequence ATGTCGCTTCAGCGGCGGCTAACGCTGTTCTTCGTACTCATCGTCATCCTGCCGCTTCTCGCTGCCGGATTCATACTTCAGCGCGTGATCGTGGGCGAGATCTCGCGGCGCGCTGTGCTGTCGCTTCGGCCCGCCCTCGACGCGACCGTGGCCATCTACAACCGCCAGGCCGACTCTCTGGATCGCAGGGTTAGAAGCTCGGTAGAAGACGACCCACGGTTCGCGCGCTTCTTCGCCGCGAACGACCCGACCTCTCTCGACGCATATCTCGAGAACCGTCTCGACGAATCACTCGACCTAGACTTCCTGCTGGCTCTGGGGCCGCGCGGCGAGGTTCTGGGCTTCGCCTCGAAGCCGCCCACCTTCCTCCCGGGTTTCCGTCCTCCTGCACCCAGCGTGATCGCAGAAGCCGAACCGGGCGCGAGCAAAGGGTTCCAGAGAACAGCGGCGATCCCCGTTGCGGTGCGAGGCCAGGGACGACAAGGACACATCATCGGCGGGTTCTGGTTGGACGAAGACCTCTTGTTCGCGGCCTCTCGCTCGGGGGTCGACCTTTCGATCGTGTCCGAGGATCGCGTGGTCGCCTCGACGGCTCGCATCGGCGCGTCGTTTGAGGCCCAGGTGGACTACCTGAACCCGTTCGAGCTCGACCTGGGCGAAGTCTCGGAAGCAGCCGCCACGAAGTTGGGCGGCGGGATGGGGATCGTTGCGTCCACACCCGCTGCTCCGATCGGGCAGTTGTCGCGTCAGGTCTTGAACTCGATGCTCGCGCTGCTGGTGTTGGCGCTTCTTGCTACCACCGGTCTCGCGTACCTTCTCGCGCGGTTGATCACGCAGCCCCTGGACGAGCTCTCGGAGGGCGCGCATGCGATCTCCGAGGGTCGTTTCGACCACAGGATCCCGGTCCGCTCCAAAGACGAGGTCGGCAAGCTGGCGGTCGCATTCAACGAGATGACGGGACAGCTCAGTCAGACCATCTCGGCGCTGTCTTCTTCGCGCGATCAGATGCAGAGGGCCGTCCGCCGCGTGGGGGAGACGTTGCGCTCGACGCACGACATGAAGCAGATGCTGGATTCGATCCTCAACACGGCGGCGGATGCTGTGAACGCCGAGGCCGCCGTGCTGTGGATGTTGTCTCCAGCCCGGGGCGAGTTGCATCCGGGCGTCGCGCGAGGCATCGAGCTCGATGCGTTGGGCCGGGTGAAGGTAGGTGACGGGGTCGTCGGACATGTTGCCGAGCGACGAACGGGTCTGCTCGTGCCGGACGGGGCAAGTGCGGCCGTGTTCTCTCGGCACGAGCCGCGGTTCCCTGTTGCCGCCGCGGTCCCGGTTTTCACGCAGGACCGCGTGATGGGTGTTCTTGCCGCCTACCGCAAGGACGCTTCGCGTCCGTTCGCACAGGAGGACTTCGACACCGTGGCGTTCCTTGCCGAGCAAGGAGGGGTGGCGGTCGAGAACGTTCGGCTGCACGAAGAGGCTCAGCGACTGTCGCTCACCGACGGGCTCACGGGTGTGTGGAACCGTCGCTTCTTCCAGATGCAGTTCCGCCAGGTTCTCGCCACCGCGACGCGTTTCGATCGTCGCTTCAGTGTCTTGATGATGGACCTCGACCACTTCAAGCAGGTGAACGACAGGCACGGCCACCAGCGCGGTGATGCGTTGCTGATCGAGTTCTCCCACCGCGTGACGCAACTGCTGCGTGAGGTGGACACCTTCGCCCGCTACGGCGGCGAGGAGTTCATCTGCTTGCTGTCGGAGACCGATGTGCAAGGCGCGATGACGACCGCGGAGAAGATCCACGACGCCATCAAGGGCACGCCCTTCGGCAGCATGGACGACGAGCTGATCAACCTGACCGTTTCGATCGGCGTTGCCGCGTACCCCGATCATGGCGACTCTTTCAGGTCACTGGTGGAGGCTGCGGACCAGGCGCTGTATCGCGCGAAGCAAACGGGGCGCGATCGCGTCTGCTTGGCCGGCCAGCCCAACCTCTCTCCGGTCCCCCTACACTGA
- a CDS encoding leucyl aminopeptidase: MPPEIVPSEESATEVVCDALVVAAYRTDDGFALGPTAAQVDEALDGYLAEHLEDIGFKAKVGDVASIATMRRLGAKTVVVAGLGPQNEVLPAKLRRAAGAAARGVAERGVIAAALHERSDATSASAVAEGFLLASYRYTTFKTDPHPTKIQRVLLLGASDDAATRGAAIGGAVLLARDLINEPAATLTPDALARRAQEVADVEGLECTVLEPEQIAQRGLNGVLSVAKGSDVPPRFIELRYRPENAGGRVSLVGKGVTFDSGGLSLKDGKNMETMKTDMSGAAAVIATMSVVKRLGIGLEVTAYIPAVENMPSGKALKPGDVITHYGGKTSEVLNTDAEGRLILADALAVAAEERPDAIVDVATLTGSIMIALGRDVAGLFSNDDALASDIEAAAEEAGEPLWRMPMYGDYRRQIDSEVADFKNIGTRYGGSIVAALFLQEFVPDDIPWAHLDIAGPARSESDDNRGPKGGTGVATRTLISFLEKRSR, from the coding sequence ATGCCGCCCGAGATCGTTCCTTCGGAGGAATCCGCCACCGAAGTGGTCTGCGACGCGCTCGTCGTCGCGGCCTACCGGACCGACGACGGGTTCGCGCTCGGTCCGACCGCGGCGCAGGTCGATGAGGCGCTGGACGGATACCTGGCGGAGCACCTCGAAGACATCGGTTTCAAGGCAAAGGTGGGCGACGTGGCGTCGATCGCGACCATGCGCCGGCTGGGCGCGAAGACGGTCGTGGTGGCGGGACTCGGCCCCCAGAACGAGGTCCTTCCAGCAAAGCTGCGGCGGGCGGCGGGGGCGGCGGCCAGAGGCGTCGCGGAGCGCGGCGTCATCGCGGCAGCGCTGCACGAGCGATCGGACGCGACATCGGCATCCGCGGTCGCGGAGGGATTCCTACTCGCGTCGTACCGCTACACCACCTTCAAGACGGACCCCCACCCGACCAAGATCCAGCGCGTCCTGTTGCTGGGTGCAAGCGACGACGCCGCAACAAGAGGGGCCGCGATCGGCGGAGCGGTGCTCCTCGCGCGAGACCTCATCAACGAGCCGGCCGCGACCCTCACACCCGACGCTCTGGCGCGGCGCGCCCAGGAGGTCGCCGACGTGGAGGGTCTCGAGTGCACGGTGCTGGAACCGGAGCAGATCGCGCAACGCGGGCTGAACGGCGTGTTGTCTGTAGCGAAAGGGTCGGACGTACCGCCTCGCTTCATCGAACTCCGCTACCGGCCCGAGAATGCCGGCGGGCGCGTCTCCCTCGTCGGAAAGGGCGTCACCTTCGACTCCGGCGGGCTGTCGCTGAAGGACGGAAAGAACATGGAGACGATGAAGACGGACATGTCAGGGGCCGCCGCCGTGATCGCGACCATGAGCGTCGTCAAGCGCCTCGGGATCGGCCTGGAAGTGACGGCGTACATCCCGGCGGTGGAGAACATGCCGAGCGGCAAGGCCTTGAAGCCCGGCGACGTCATCACCCATTACGGCGGGAAGACGTCAGAGGTGCTCAACACCGACGCCGAGGGGCGGTTGATCCTCGCGGATGCGCTGGCGGTCGCAGCGGAGGAGCGGCCCGACGCGATCGTCGACGTCGCCACGCTCACCGGCTCGATCATGATCGCGCTCGGTCGTGACGTGGCGGGTTTGTTCTCCAACGACGATGCACTGGCGTCCGACATCGAGGCCGCCGCGGAAGAAGCCGGCGAGCCGCTGTGGCGGATGCCCATGTACGGGGATTACCGCCGGCAGATCGACTCCGAGGTAGCCGACTTCAAGAACATCGGAACTCGGTACGGAGGCTCGATCGTCGCCGCCCTCTTCCTCCAAGAGTTCGTCCCCGACGACATCCCGTGGGCACACCTCGACATCGCGGGTCCCGCCCGCTCCGAGTCAGATGACAACCGGGGACCCAAAGGCGGTACCGGCGTCGCGACGCGGACCCTGATCTCGTTTCTCGAGAAGCGCAGCCGGTGA
- a CDS encoding haloacid dehalogenase: MELGDIGDAVRQDFDAKTAAREEGLAASRLAIRSCGNAIRALHRYEAPRADELLQDAKSALDEARSALGPHPELLHAGFVHDAEKEYAEARITHALVTGAAFPSLEQVGVGTAAFVKGMAEAIGEVRRHILDLMRRGELERCEELLSAMDEIYYLLTSMDYPDGITLGLRRLTDVARSIIERTRGDFTTSTIQSSLRDALERRMPDAG; this comes from the coding sequence ATGGAACTCGGCGATATCGGCGACGCCGTCAGGCAAGATTTCGACGCCAAGACCGCGGCCCGCGAAGAGGGTCTGGCTGCGAGCCGCCTCGCGATCCGCTCGTGCGGAAATGCGATCCGGGCCCTGCACCGCTACGAGGCGCCACGCGCGGACGAGCTCCTCCAGGATGCGAAGTCGGCGCTGGATGAGGCCCGCTCCGCTCTAGGGCCTCACCCAGAGCTACTGCACGCCGGCTTCGTCCATGACGCGGAGAAGGAGTACGCGGAAGCGCGGATCACGCACGCGCTCGTGACGGGGGCCGCGTTCCCGTCACTCGAACAGGTAGGGGTCGGCACCGCCGCGTTCGTCAAGGGGATGGCGGAGGCTATCGGCGAGGTTCGCCGCCACATCCTCGATCTGATGCGCCGCGGGGAGCTGGAGCGGTGCGAGGAGTTGTTGTCGGCGATGGACGAGATCTATTACCTGTTGACGTCGATGGATTATCCGGACGGGATCACGTTGGGGCTCCGTCGCCTGACCGATGTCGCGCGCTCGATCATCGAACGGACCAGGGGCGACTTCACCACTTCGACCATCCAGAGCAGTCTCCGGGATGCACTGGAGCGCCGGATGCCAGACGCGGGATGA
- a CDS encoding FmdB family transcriptional regulator, whose product MPTYEYACTACGERTEAKQSFTDPPLEVCTNCGGKLRKLFSPVGVVFKGSGFYSTDAKKKASTSSSSGDSKSSTGDSGSSSSGESKSSSSGDGKPSSREAAKAADKPSKASGSA is encoded by the coding sequence ATGCCCACGTACGAATACGCGTGCACCGCCTGCGGCGAGCGGACGGAAGCCAAGCAGAGCTTCACGGACCCGCCGCTGGAGGTGTGCACGAATTGCGGAGGCAAGCTGAGGAAGCTCTTCTCGCCCGTGGGCGTCGTGTTCAAGGGCTCGGGCTTCTACTCGACCGACGCCAAGAAGAAGGCCTCGACGTCCTCGTCTTCCGGCGACTCGAAGTCGTCCACTGGCGACTCGGGCTCATCGTCCTCGGGCGAATCGAAGTCGTCCTCCTCCGGCGACGGCAAGCCGTCCTCCAGGGAGGCCGCCAAGGCCGCCGACAAGCCCTCTAAAGCCTCGGGATCGGCCTGA
- a CDS encoding DUF192 domain-containing protein: MSQRLLLPTRDLVLAERLSAATTLSRRLRGLIGTTLEQGEGLLLMPCKQVHTLGMRYAIDVIFCDRDWVVVEVVRHMKPRRVGPVVWRARCAIELPEGAADQVKRGDRLVPDPDGL, from the coding sequence ATGTCTCAGAGGCTCCTTCTACCCACGCGCGACCTGGTTCTAGCAGAGAGATTGTCCGCGGCGACGACGTTGTCTCGCCGGCTGCGCGGGCTGATCGGCACGACGCTAGAGCAGGGCGAGGGACTGCTCCTGATGCCGTGCAAGCAGGTGCACACACTCGGCATGAGGTACGCGATCGACGTCATCTTCTGCGATCGCGACTGGGTCGTGGTCGAGGTGGTCCGTCACATGAAGCCGCGCCGTGTCGGCCCGGTGGTGTGGCGTGCAAGGTGCGCGATCGAGCTTCCGGAGGGGGCCGCGGACCAGGTGAAGAGGGGAGACCGGCTCGTGCCGGACCCTGACGGGCTATAG